Below is a genomic region from Pseudomonas sp. JQ170C.
GGGAAGGTGAAGTGGGCCAGTGGACCGTCAATTACACCGAACACGAATACTGCGAGATCGTGCAGGGCGTTTCGGTACTGCGCGATGAGAATGGCGGGGCGAAGACCTTGCGTGCCGGCGATCGGTTCGTGATTCCGGCAGGCTTCAAAGGCACCTGGGAAGTGCTGGAGCCGTGCCGCAAGATCTATGTGATGTTCGAGCAGAAATAAGGCGTAGGAGCGGGCTTGCCCCGCGATAGCAGTCCACCTGAGACACCGCTATCGCGGGGCAAGCCCGCTCCCACAGCAAGCCCGCACCACCGAACCAAAAAAAAGGGCCCGTATCCAGAGATACGGGCCCTTTTTTCGTCAGCCGGATCAATTACTTGATCTTGGCTTCCTTGTAGATCACGTGCTTGCGAACAACCGGATCGAATTTTTTGATTTCGATTTTGTCCGGAGTGGTGCGCTTGTTCTTGTCGGTGGTGTAGAAGTGGCCGGTATTAGCGGTCGACACCAGACGGATCAATTCACGCATGATTCTCTCCCTTAGACCTTGGCGCCGTTACGGCGAATGTCGACCAGAACGGCATCAATGCCGCGCTTGTCGATGATGCGCATGCCTTTGGCAGATACGCGCAGACGCACGAAACGCTTCTCGGACTCGACCCAGAAGCGATGATGCTGCAGGTTCGGCAGGAAACGACGACGGGTTTTGTTGTTTGCGTGGGAAATGTTATTCCCGGTTACCGGACCCTTACCGGTAACTTGACAGACTCTCGACATGCCTCAGCCCTCTAAAACCACATGCCCAACCCGGCATGGGTTGGCCGCTTAATCTCTCAGTCATTGGCGCCAGGCGCCGTGTTTCTTCAGGGTCTTATCGACTCAATCAGCAGATGCGACAAGCCGTGCCCCTAGAAAAGAGCGCTGCTTTATACCAGAAAGACCAAAGCACAACAACAGAAGATGTGCTTTGACTTGATGATGGAGACGCCGGAGCAGCATAACGACTGGCCCGGCAAGGTGTCGACCACTCGTCGCACGATTGGCAAAAAAGGATATGGTCATTTGGAAGCCGGCGCACTAGGGTAGAACGTTTCCAGACTGCACTGCCAGATGGGCCAACGATCAGCCAAGGAATCCCC
It encodes:
- the rpmB gene encoding 50S ribosomal protein L28 is translated as MSRVCQVTGKGPVTGNNISHANNKTRRRFLPNLQHHRFWVESEKRFVRLRVSAKGMRIIDKRGIDAVLVDIRRNGAKV
- the rpmG gene encoding 50S ribosomal protein L33, which translates into the protein MRELIRLVSTANTGHFYTTDKNKRTTPDKIEIKKFDPVVRKHVIYKEAKIK
- a CDS encoding cupin domain-containing protein; amino-acid sequence: MRIDQIIDFAQALTTAERYRPAAEKVLKGDPEQAVYNHYSSPCEQFAAGVWEGEVGQWTVNYTEHEYCEIVQGVSVLRDENGGAKTLRAGDRFVIPAGFKGTWEVLEPCRKIYVMFEQK